The proteins below come from a single Stigmatella erecta genomic window:
- a CDS encoding transposase: MELEKELEQFRQEAQRLKAGRRSGSLPFPEALRAFAVRYAEHTVAKGGTVTDAAQKLGVSGPTLYEWRKGRPAGHRRPKPAEKGAALVPVHVSERPARAEGAGVPQVALVSPGGWRVEGLTLEAAAQLLGRLGC, encoded by the coding sequence ATGGAGTTGGAGAAGGAGCTGGAGCAGTTCCGTCAGGAAGCGCAGCGATTGAAGGCCGGGCGGCGCAGTGGCTCGTTGCCATTCCCCGAGGCGCTGCGCGCCTTCGCGGTGCGCTACGCCGAGCACACCGTGGCGAAGGGTGGGACGGTGACGGACGCGGCGCAGAAGTTGGGGGTGTCCGGGCCGACGCTCTACGAGTGGCGCAAGGGGCGCCCCGCGGGACACCGCCGTCCGAAGCCCGCCGAGAAGGGCGCGGCTCTGGTGCCGGTGCACGTCAGCGAGCGTCCTGCCAGAGCTGAGGGGGCGGGAGTGCCACAGGTGGCGCTGGTTTCGCCGGGCGGCTGGCGAGTCGAGGGGCTGACGCTGGAGGCCGCTGCCCAGCTGTTGGGGAGACTGGGGTGCTGA
- a CDS encoding DUF2238 domain-containing protein — protein sequence MASVSLPPIFPAVRGTSDEARWPLALLAALLLVLLPTLIFTPAGRLNWLLETGPGLIGIAVLAATFRRFPMSRWVYVCVFLHVLVLTYGAYYTYALTPLGNWARDTFGLSRNPYDRVGHFVQGFFPAFIIREVLMRRTPLRQGGWLSFLTGSVALAFSAFYELLEWWAALVLDPQGGDAFLGTQGDIWDAQWDMLMCLCGATLALLLFARAHTRSIERLATRSAA from the coding sequence ATGGCCTCCGTCTCCCTGCCCCCCATCTTTCCAGCCGTCCGCGGAACCTCCGACGAGGCCCGGTGGCCCCTTGCGCTCCTGGCGGCGTTGCTGCTGGTGCTGCTGCCGACGTTGATCTTCACCCCGGCGGGCCGGCTCAACTGGTTGCTGGAGACGGGCCCCGGGCTCATCGGCATCGCCGTGCTGGCAGCCACCTTCCGCCGCTTTCCCATGTCCCGCTGGGTCTACGTCTGCGTCTTCCTGCACGTCCTGGTGCTGACCTATGGGGCCTACTACACGTATGCGCTCACCCCGCTGGGCAACTGGGCGCGTGACACCTTCGGCCTGTCGCGCAATCCCTATGACCGGGTGGGCCACTTCGTGCAGGGGTTCTTTCCCGCCTTCATCATCCGCGAGGTGCTGATGCGGCGGACCCCGCTGCGCCAGGGCGGGTGGTTGAGCTTCCTGACGGGCTCGGTGGCGCTCGCCTTCAGCGCTTTCTACGAACTGCTGGAGTGGTGGGCGGCGCTGGTCCTGGATCCTCAAGGAGGCGATGCGTTCCTCGGAACCCAGGGGGACATCTGGGACGCTCAGTGGGACATGCTCATGTGCCTGTGCGGCGCCACCCTGGCCCTGCTGCTCTTTGCCCGGGCCCACACGCGTAGCATCGAGCGGCTGGCCACCCGAAGCGCAGCCTGA
- a CDS encoding trifunctional serine/threonine-protein kinase/ATP-binding protein/sensor histidine kinase: MLDIPGYKVLGTIRATGSNVLFHAVREADGLPVILKTPMAPTPGPSERERYRREFGILQRLRGVRGVAKPYACELIRERPVLLLEKIQGEPLSEFVAQPLGVPRCLAVAISLASALAEIHCRHVIHKDIKPSNLILEPSGEARLIDFGAATLQKIEHLDAAPAHLIEGTLAYMSPEQTGRMNRAVDYRTDFYSLGVTLYELLTGQRPFQGRDALEWFHAHMAQIPRPPHELNPSVPQALTAIVEKLLAKVAEERYQSAEGLKADLEQCREGLLQDTLEGFTPGAHDAPHQFQLPQRLYGREAQVSTLIQGFERVISSGKPELFLVSGYSGIGKSSVVHELHRPVVQRRGFFLSGKFDQFQRDIPYATLAQAIRGLMQQLLAGADEDVAKWRERLNQAWEGAGQALVDLVPQLEVLVGEQPPLQALPPRETQYRFHRVIRQFLQVFATPEHPLVIFLDDLQWADLASLQLIQQLLSQPEFLTVQWIGAYRDNEVSPSHPLTLVLNEVSKAGARITRMGLEPLSLAQVEQLIGDTLPGVREDMAIPLSVLVHEKTGGNPFFLLQWMVTLNQDGLLVREPGGGWRWDAASVQAKGYSDNVVDFMVGKLRQLPSGTQHLLRLAACVGNDFSLQMLRTLAGLEEVGDVEQGLESALQEGMLARTGPEKYRFLHDRIQQAAHALISQAEGRSVHLRIGRLLLKSLPPEQVGEAIFDVVSQLNVGAELMDDPGERHLVARLNAEAGRKAAAAMAPLPAITYFTAAFALIPGDPWETDDELAFKVLSSRAKCELQCGNAAGARQLAEELLLKARTRADTTAAYCLKSTSCLVSGEIQEGTACMLECLAKLGMPMSQNPAWTEVLAAHEEVWTLLGDRPIESLIDLPPMTDPDMKMVMEALSTAFTSAYFSGPQLLIIVLSRMVSLTFRHGFTETAMRGLGWFGVLTGFMFKRYQEGTALGRLAYGLVERHNMATCRAQVLSSLENISYWTQPFSAVQEIALSGLHHALQLGDFQSASFFSVSTLGNRLVLGHALDDIHQESVSRGEFLHKAGFQDCQDMLLIYQRYVQQLRGHSLSFGTLNGEGFEEQAFEARLTPGRMPPLRCMYWIVKLQSRFMCGAWGEAREAAGRAAGLLGSMTGSILVKDYHFFSAMTLAACFDEEAPEKQQQSFKAILSHHQQLVEWAEQCAENFRALERMVAGELARLEGRGDDATCAYEEAICAARESGATHCVALASELAANFWRTRKASIVSHAFAREARAAYLRWGARGKVQHLDAQWPHIEAPVPADGSSTSSTESSQIDAITVVKSQQAISGEIVLERLVTTLLQAAIENAGAQRGALLLPGGDTLSVAATSSALPGNPFAPPGQDSMQALPWTILTYVRRTHEAVLIGDASKPHPFSSDAYLTRSKARSVLCLPLMRQEQFSGALYLENNLATNAFSPARLALLGHIASQAAISIENARLYADVERARAELREANDELEQRVNERTRELTQAQARLVDTARAVGMAEVASNVLHNVGNVLTSAVINLEMMHRAVGSSRVGRLKQATALILKHREGLADFLAPGARGGKLPGYLAALAEELIGEQTRLVEDIDAMSRHIAHIRAIVHVQQTYARTSLMTEECNLAQLIEDALRIQMAALNRHGVAVRRQIAPIPPLKVDKHKVLQILINLISNAKHALDEVPEGKRNMCVRLVVVGNRVRIQIEDDGRGITPEIREKLFTHGFTTRHDGHGFGLHSSALAAQMLGGHLTLESEGAGKGAVATLEFPLS, encoded by the coding sequence ATGTTGGACATTCCCGGCTACAAGGTTCTGGGCACCATCCGAGCGACTGGCTCGAATGTGCTCTTCCACGCGGTGCGTGAGGCCGATGGCTTGCCCGTCATCCTCAAGACGCCCATGGCGCCCACGCCAGGTCCCAGCGAGCGCGAACGCTACCGCCGGGAATTTGGAATCCTGCAGCGGCTCCGGGGTGTGCGCGGCGTGGCCAAGCCCTATGCCTGTGAGCTCATCCGCGAGCGGCCGGTGCTCCTGCTGGAGAAGATTCAGGGCGAGCCCTTGTCTGAGTTCGTGGCTCAGCCGCTGGGGGTCCCCCGGTGTCTCGCCGTGGCCATCTCCCTGGCCTCGGCCCTGGCGGAGATTCACTGCCGCCATGTCATCCACAAGGACATCAAGCCCTCGAACCTCATTCTCGAGCCCTCCGGCGAGGCGCGGCTCATCGACTTCGGGGCTGCCACGCTGCAAAAGATTGAGCATCTGGATGCCGCGCCTGCCCATCTGATCGAGGGAACGCTTGCGTACATGTCGCCCGAGCAGACGGGGCGGATGAACCGGGCGGTGGACTACCGGACGGACTTCTACTCACTCGGCGTGACGCTCTACGAGCTGCTCACGGGCCAGCGGCCTTTCCAAGGGCGTGATGCGCTCGAGTGGTTCCACGCGCACATGGCTCAGATTCCGAGGCCGCCGCACGAACTCAACCCCAGCGTGCCGCAAGCCTTGACGGCCATTGTGGAGAAGCTGCTGGCCAAGGTGGCCGAGGAGCGTTACCAAAGCGCCGAGGGCTTGAAGGCTGACCTCGAGCAGTGCCGCGAAGGATTGCTCCAGGACACGTTGGAAGGATTCACTCCAGGCGCGCACGATGCCCCTCACCAGTTCCAGCTGCCGCAGCGGCTCTATGGGCGAGAAGCGCAGGTCTCCACGCTGATCCAGGGGTTCGAGCGCGTCATCTCGAGCGGCAAGCCGGAACTCTTCCTGGTCAGTGGCTACTCCGGCATCGGCAAGTCCTCGGTGGTGCATGAGCTGCACAGGCCGGTGGTGCAGCGGCGCGGGTTCTTCCTGAGCGGCAAGTTCGATCAGTTCCAACGGGACATTCCCTACGCGACCCTGGCGCAGGCCATCCGGGGGCTGATGCAGCAGCTCCTGGCGGGAGCGGATGAGGACGTGGCGAAGTGGCGTGAGCGGCTGAATCAGGCGTGGGAGGGCGCTGGCCAGGCGCTCGTGGACTTGGTGCCTCAGCTGGAGGTGTTGGTGGGCGAGCAGCCACCGCTCCAGGCGCTGCCTCCCCGTGAGACGCAGTACCGCTTCCACCGGGTGATCCGCCAGTTCCTGCAGGTGTTCGCCACTCCCGAACACCCGCTCGTGATCTTCCTCGATGATCTGCAGTGGGCAGACCTGGCGAGCCTTCAGCTCATCCAACAGTTGCTGTCCCAGCCGGAGTTCCTCACCGTGCAGTGGATCGGCGCCTACCGCGACAACGAGGTGAGCCCCTCTCACCCGCTGACGCTGGTGTTGAATGAGGTGAGCAAGGCCGGTGCGCGGATCACCCGGATGGGCCTGGAGCCCTTGAGCCTGGCACAGGTTGAGCAGCTGATTGGCGATACGCTCCCGGGAGTGAGGGAGGACATGGCCATCCCCCTCTCTGTCTTGGTACACGAGAAGACCGGCGGCAACCCTTTCTTCCTCCTCCAGTGGATGGTGACGTTGAACCAAGACGGCCTGCTGGTGCGCGAGCCAGGAGGGGGCTGGAGGTGGGATGCCGCAAGCGTTCAGGCCAAGGGCTACTCGGACAATGTTGTCGACTTCATGGTGGGCAAGCTGCGCCAGCTGCCTTCCGGGACGCAGCACCTGTTGAGGCTGGCGGCGTGCGTGGGCAATGACTTCTCACTCCAGATGCTGAGAACACTGGCGGGACTGGAGGAGGTGGGAGACGTGGAGCAAGGGCTCGAGTCCGCGCTCCAGGAAGGCATGCTGGCGCGCACGGGTCCAGAGAAGTACCGCTTCCTCCACGACCGCATCCAGCAGGCGGCCCACGCTCTCATCTCCCAGGCGGAAGGCAGGTCCGTCCACCTGCGCATCGGCCGGTTGCTGCTGAAGAGCCTGCCACCCGAACAGGTGGGCGAGGCGATCTTCGATGTCGTGAGCCAGCTCAACGTGGGGGCGGAGCTGATGGATGATCCGGGGGAGCGCCACCTCGTCGCGCGGCTGAACGCTGAAGCGGGCAGGAAGGCCGCTGCCGCAATGGCGCCCCTGCCTGCCATCACCTACTTCACGGCCGCTTTCGCGCTCATTCCAGGCGACCCATGGGAGACGGATGACGAGCTGGCCTTCAAAGTGCTTTCCTCCCGGGCGAAGTGCGAGCTGCAGTGCGGCAATGCCGCCGGGGCGCGCCAACTGGCGGAGGAGCTCCTCTTAAAGGCACGGACACGTGCGGACACCACCGCCGCCTACTGCCTGAAGAGCACCAGCTGTCTGGTCTCTGGCGAGATTCAGGAGGGGACTGCCTGCATGCTGGAGTGCTTGGCGAAGCTGGGCATGCCCATGTCACAGAACCCCGCCTGGACTGAGGTCTTGGCGGCCCACGAGGAGGTATGGACGCTGCTAGGGGATCGCCCCATCGAGAGCCTCATTGACCTGCCGCCCATGACGGACCCGGACATGAAGATGGTGATGGAGGCGCTCTCCACGGCCTTCACGTCGGCCTACTTTTCCGGCCCCCAATTGCTCATCATCGTCCTGAGCCGGATGGTCTCCCTTACTTTTCGTCACGGTTTCACGGAAACGGCGATGAGAGGACTGGGGTGGTTCGGGGTGCTGACCGGCTTCATGTTCAAGCGGTATCAGGAAGGCACTGCCCTGGGGAGGCTCGCCTACGGCCTCGTCGAGCGGCACAACATGGCCACCTGCCGCGCACAGGTGCTCTCCAGCCTGGAGAACATCAGCTACTGGACCCAACCTTTCTCCGCCGTGCAGGAGATCGCCCTCAGTGGGCTCCACCACGCGCTCCAGCTCGGAGACTTTCAGTCCGCGAGTTTTTTCAGCGTTTCGACCCTGGGGAATCGTCTGGTTTTGGGGCATGCCCTGGATGACATCCACCAGGAGTCGGTCTCGCGCGGTGAGTTCCTGCACAAGGCCGGGTTTCAGGATTGCCAGGACATGCTGCTCATCTACCAGCGCTACGTGCAGCAGTTGCGCGGACACTCGCTCTCCTTCGGTACCCTGAACGGAGAGGGCTTCGAGGAGCAGGCCTTCGAGGCCAGGCTGACCCCCGGGCGCATGCCCCCCCTGCGGTGCATGTACTGGATTGTCAAACTCCAATCGCGCTTCATGTGCGGCGCTTGGGGCGAAGCACGCGAAGCCGCCGGCCGGGCTGCCGGGCTGCTGGGATCCATGACGGGGTCCATCCTCGTCAAGGATTACCACTTCTTCAGCGCCATGACCCTGGCCGCGTGTTTTGACGAGGAAGCACCCGAGAAGCAGCAGCAGTCCTTCAAGGCCATCCTGAGCCATCATCAGCAGCTCGTGGAGTGGGCGGAGCAGTGCGCCGAAAACTTCCGCGCGTTGGAGCGGATGGTGGCCGGTGAGCTGGCCCGTCTCGAGGGGAGGGGGGATGATGCAACGTGTGCTTACGAGGAGGCCATCTGCGCGGCGAGGGAGAGCGGTGCCACCCACTGTGTGGCGCTGGCCAGCGAGCTGGCGGCAAACTTCTGGCGCACGCGGAAGGCGTCCATCGTCTCTCATGCGTTCGCGCGCGAGGCCCGGGCGGCGTATCTGCGATGGGGAGCCCGGGGCAAGGTTCAGCACCTGGATGCTCAGTGGCCGCACATCGAGGCTCCGGTGCCGGCCGACGGCAGCAGTACCAGCAGCACGGAATCGTCCCAAATTGACGCCATCACGGTGGTCAAGAGCCAGCAAGCCATCTCGGGTGAGATTGTCCTGGAGCGGCTGGTGACCACATTGCTCCAGGCAGCCATCGAGAATGCAGGCGCGCAGCGAGGAGCCCTGTTGCTGCCGGGCGGGGATACGCTCTCGGTGGCGGCCACCTCCAGCGCCTTGCCGGGCAATCCCTTTGCCCCGCCAGGGCAGGACTCGATGCAGGCGTTGCCGTGGACGATCCTCACCTATGTCCGGCGCACCCATGAGGCGGTGCTCATTGGTGATGCCTCCAAGCCCCACCCGTTCTCGTCCGATGCGTATCTGACGCGCAGCAAGGCGCGCTCGGTGCTGTGCCTGCCGTTGATGCGCCAGGAGCAATTCTCCGGAGCGCTGTATCTGGAGAACAACCTGGCCACCAACGCCTTCAGTCCCGCGCGTCTGGCGTTGCTCGGACACATTGCCTCGCAGGCGGCCATCTCCATTGAGAATGCACGGCTCTATGCCGACGTGGAGCGTGCCCGGGCGGAGCTGCGGGAAGCGAACGATGAGCTCGAGCAGCGGGTGAACGAACGCACGCGCGAGCTCACGCAGGCCCAGGCCCGGCTGGTGGACACCGCGCGCGCGGTCGGAATGGCCGAGGTGGCCTCCAACGTGCTGCACAACGTGGGCAACGTGCTTACCAGCGCCGTCATCAACCTCGAGATGATGCACCGCGCGGTCGGCTCCTCACGCGTCGGCCGGTTGAAGCAGGCCACCGCCCTGATTCTGAAGCACCGCGAGGGCTTAGCGGACTTCCTGGCCCCAGGGGCGCGCGGTGGCAAGCTGCCGGGCTATCTGGCCGCGCTGGCTGAAGAGCTCATCGGAGAGCAGACGCGCTTGGTGGAAGACATCGACGCGATGAGCCGGCACATCGCGCACATCCGTGCCATCGTCCATGTGCAGCAGACGTATGCCAGGACGTCGCTGATGACGGAGGAGTGCAACCTGGCCCAGCTCATCGAGGATGCCCTGCGCATCCAGATGGCGGCGCTCAATCGTCACGGGGTGGCCGTCCGGCGCCAGATCGCTCCGATCCCCCCGCTGAAGGTGGACAAGCACAAGGTGTTGCAGATTCTCATCAACCTTATCAGCAACGCGAAGCACGCGCTGGACGAGGTGCCCGAGGGAAAGCGCAACATGTGTGTGCGGCTGGTGGTGGTGGGCAACCGGGTACGTATCCAAATAGAGGATGATGGGAGGGGCATCACACCGGAGATACGGGAGAAGCTCTTCACGCACGGCTTCACCACGCGCCATGACGGCCACGGCTTCGGCTTGCACTCGAGCGCGCTGGCGGCGCAGATGCTGGGTGGCCACCTCACGCTGGAGAGTGAGGGCGCGGGCAAGGGCGCCGTGGCCACGCTTGAGTTTCCGCTCTCTTGA
- the tnpB gene encoding IS66 family insertion sequence element accessory protein TnpB (TnpB, as the term is used for proteins encoded by IS66 family insertion elements, is considered an accessory protein, since TnpC, encoded by a neighboring gene, is a DDE family transposase.): MLTPTRAVRVFAYAAPVDMRKGFDGLGALVEQQMGRQLLKGDVFLFVGRSRRRAKVLHFDGTGLVLLTKRLFRGRFARPWCEQGAQEVELTVSELSLFLEGCELAGRWRLSPPAVDEKVLAVGSAL; this comes from the coding sequence GTGCTGACGCCCACACGCGCCGTTCGCGTCTTCGCGTACGCGGCCCCGGTGGACATGCGCAAGGGCTTCGATGGACTGGGTGCCCTCGTCGAGCAGCAGATGGGGCGGCAGCTGCTCAAGGGCGACGTCTTCCTCTTCGTCGGCCGCAGCCGTCGCCGGGCCAAGGTGCTGCACTTCGACGGCACAGGCCTGGTGCTCCTCACCAAGAGACTCTTCCGGGGACGCTTCGCTCGGCCCTGGTGCGAGCAGGGCGCGCAGGAGGTGGAGCTGACGGTGAGCGAGCTGTCGCTCTTCTTGGAGGGCTGCGAGCTGGCCGGAAGGTGGAGGCTGTCGCCTCCGGCGGTGGACGAGAAAGTCCTTGCGGTAGGCAGTGCCTTGTAG
- a CDS encoding DUF4265 domain-containing protein codes for MTASRADDLVKVVVKLEKDEDDYPPADYEGLWARPLGEGLFQVDNIPFFAKGIAYGDIVSAVIEPRELRFREVVRPSGHGTLRLIIYDEKEVSTISALLEKMGCAIERSHIPGLISVDVPPAVSLAVLKPILDEGEAQERWGYEEACLPSTRR; via the coding sequence GTGACCGCCTCCCGTGCAGATGATCTGGTCAAGGTCGTCGTCAAGTTGGAGAAGGACGAGGACGATTACCCACCTGCGGACTACGAGGGCTTGTGGGCCCGCCCTCTGGGAGAGGGGCTGTTCCAAGTCGACAACATCCCCTTCTTCGCGAAGGGCATTGCATATGGAGACATCGTTTCGGCTGTGATCGAGCCACGGGAACTCCGGTTTCGAGAGGTCGTGCGTCCCTCGGGCCACGGCACACTGCGCCTCATCATCTACGACGAGAAGGAGGTCTCCACCATCAGCGCGCTCCTGGAGAAGATGGGGTGTGCGATCGAGAGGAGCCACATTCCGGGTCTCATCTCCGTGGATGTCCCGCCCGCTGTTTCTCTGGCTGTGTTGAAGCCAATCCTGGATGAAGGTGAGGCACAGGAGCGCTGGGGCTACGAGGAGGCGTGTCTTCCCTCGACAAGAAGGTAG
- the tnpC gene encoding IS66 family transposase: MTRVEQLRDLETAKQVAALLEAENARLHQRLEALVAEVARLKGEDAQAHLQMELTQLKEQLALMQQQLFGASSEKRGDRPPKPPRARPQRGHGPKAQPELKVQEVLLPLDEADQVCGLCGSGLHAWEGQTEDCEEITVVERSFLLRRVKRQKYRCGQGCAPVTAPAPPRLIPGGRYSVDFAVHVALMKYGFHLPLARQERLYAREGLGVEAQTLWDPLEALARHLQKSYEALLAEVFTSPLIHADETHWYLLDKGPGTKWYAWTVASPDTVFHRIYPSRSGVTARTVLGDYAGVVLVDGYAAYQTATKSGADGPCPATLAFCWAHVRRKFFEAQNFAPACKEVLDLIGELYAVEADLPGWYALEGEERQAALAHRLAVRQQKSTPLTRRIREWAHAQRALPGSAFRKAIEYMLNLWCGLTVFLTQPQVPLDNNHVERQLRDMVIGRKNHYGSKSKRGTEVAALFYSLIETARLRGEDPGHYLRRAALAAIENPGTVTLPKAQS, encoded by the coding sequence ATGACGCGCGTCGAGCAGCTGCGAGACTTGGAGACGGCCAAGCAGGTGGCGGCGCTGCTGGAGGCGGAGAATGCCCGGCTGCACCAGCGCCTCGAGGCGCTCGTCGCAGAAGTTGCCCGGCTCAAGGGCGAGGACGCCCAGGCGCACCTGCAGATGGAGCTGACGCAGCTCAAGGAGCAACTGGCGCTCATGCAGCAGCAGCTGTTCGGCGCCTCCAGCGAGAAGCGTGGCGACAGGCCGCCGAAGCCTCCGCGTGCCAGGCCGCAGCGCGGCCACGGCCCCAAGGCTCAGCCCGAGCTGAAGGTACAAGAGGTGCTGCTGCCCTTGGACGAGGCGGACCAGGTCTGCGGCCTGTGCGGCAGCGGCCTGCACGCATGGGAAGGCCAGACGGAGGACTGCGAGGAAATCACCGTCGTCGAGCGAAGCTTCCTGCTGCGGCGGGTGAAGCGGCAGAAGTACCGCTGCGGCCAGGGCTGCGCGCCGGTGACGGCGCCGGCCCCGCCGCGCCTGATTCCAGGCGGCCGCTACTCGGTGGACTTCGCCGTCCACGTGGCACTGATGAAGTACGGTTTCCACCTGCCGCTGGCCCGCCAGGAAAGGCTCTACGCGCGCGAGGGCCTGGGGGTGGAGGCGCAGACGCTCTGGGACCCACTCGAGGCGCTCGCCCGGCACCTGCAGAAGTCCTACGAGGCACTGCTGGCCGAGGTCTTCACCTCGCCTCTCATCCACGCGGACGAGACGCATTGGTACCTGCTGGACAAGGGGCCGGGCACCAAGTGGTACGCGTGGACGGTGGCCTCGCCCGACACCGTCTTCCATCGCATCTACCCCAGCCGCTCCGGGGTGACGGCGCGCACCGTGCTGGGCGACTACGCGGGTGTCGTCCTGGTGGATGGGTATGCGGCCTACCAGACGGCGACGAAGTCCGGCGCGGACGGGCCCTGTCCGGCAACCCTGGCCTTTTGCTGGGCGCACGTGCGCCGCAAGTTTTTCGAAGCCCAGAACTTCGCCCCTGCCTGCAAAGAGGTGCTGGACCTCATCGGCGAGCTGTACGCCGTCGAGGCGGACCTACCGGGCTGGTACGCGCTGGAGGGAGAGGAGCGCCAGGCCGCGCTCGCGCACCGGCTCGCCGTACGTCAGCAGAAGTCCACGCCGCTGACGCGGCGAATCCGCGAATGGGCGCACGCGCAGCGCGCTCTGCCCGGCAGCGCCTTTCGCAAGGCCATCGAATACATGCTGAACTTGTGGTGTGGGCTGACGGTCTTCCTCACCCAGCCGCAGGTGCCGCTGGATAACAACCATGTCGAGCGCCAGCTGCGTGACATGGTGATAGGCAGGAAGAACCATTACGGCAGTAAGTCAAAGCGGGGCACCGAGGTGGCGGCCCTCTTCTACTCGCTCATCGAGACAGCGCGGCTGCGAGGAGAGGACCCGGGCCACTACCTGCGGCGCGCTGCGCTCGCCGCCATCGAAAACCCGGGCACCGTGACGCTGCCGAAGGCCCAGAGCTGA
- a CDS encoding HNH endonuclease — protein sequence MKLLCLLLSALVASIPAGVGPPVSTPIEQATSSAEAPGSVRQQAVAGGVRAGKSFTKKQKQVTKEKNAQKNDGTTRCENCDTETVPGKKHEKGVTPPLNETQVDHKTPRSKGGPGEEDNAQVLCRDCNLKKGDKDPTPEEAQ from the coding sequence ATGAAGCTTCTCTGCCTTCTTCTCTCAGCCCTCGTAGCCTCGATTCCAGCAGGGGTGGGCCCTCCTGTATCAACTCCCATCGAACAAGCAACTTCGTCTGCCGAAGCTCCTGGGTCTGTCAGGCAGCAAGCCGTCGCTGGTGGGGTCAGAGCGGGAAAGTCCTTCACGAAGAAACAGAAGCAGGTCACCAAGGAGAAGAATGCACAGAAGAACGACGGCACGACTCGCTGCGAGAACTGCGATACCGAGACCGTTCCGGGCAAAAAGCATGAGAAGGGTGTGACTCCCCCTTTGAATGAGACTCAGGTCGATCACAAGACTCCAAGATCGAAAGGTGGACCTGGCGAGGAGGACAACGCCCAGGTGCTCTGCCGGGACTGTAACCTCAAGAAGGGCGACAAGGACCCGACACCCGAGGAAGCACAGTGA